A single genomic interval of Deltaproteobacteria bacterium PRO3 harbors:
- a CDS encoding cytochrome oxidase subunit III, with protein sequence MSTAATATLDRYESPSVVTGRMGMWWVLASEIVIFGGAVVCYLLYRWHHPEWAESAVHTNELIGVINTVVLLTSSLTIVLAHDAAHHGDAPRAKRLMGFTILLGLAFLGFKAYEYSHEVAAGFTPVKNLFWSFYYFLTGLHALHIVAGLIAISVVMRGVGRRENMQRVEYVGIYWHFVDVVWIFLFPLLYLAPKF encoded by the coding sequence ATGAGCACGGCAGCGACAGCGACTTTGGATCGGTACGAAAGCCCCAGCGTGGTCACGGGCCGCATGGGCATGTGGTGGGTTCTCGCCTCCGAGATCGTCATCTTCGGCGGCGCGGTGGTCTGCTACCTGCTGTACCGCTGGCACCACCCGGAGTGGGCGGAGTCTGCGGTCCACACCAACGAGTTGATCGGCGTGATCAACACGGTGGTGCTCTTGACCAGCAGCTTGACCATCGTTTTGGCCCACGACGCCGCCCATCACGGCGACGCGCCTCGCGCCAAGCGACTGATGGGCTTCACCATACTGCTGGGTCTGGCCTTCCTGGGCTTCAAGGCCTACGAGTACAGCCACGAGGTCGCCGCCGGCTTTACGCCGGTTAAAAACCTGTTTTGGTCGTTTTATTATTTCCTGACCGGGCTGCATGCGCTCCACATCGTGGCCGGGTTGATCGCCATCTCGGTCGTGATGCGCGGGGTGGGCCGGCGGGAAAATATGCAGCGGGTGGAGTACGTCGGCATCTACTGGCACTTCGTCGACGTGGTGTGGATTTTTCTTTTTCCCTTGCTTTACTTGGCGCCCAAATTTTGA
- a CDS encoding cytochrome c oxidase subunit II codes for MLQWLPENIASYGAQYDAVFANIYYIVGAWFLAAELFLFFCIFAFGRRKGRKAGYLPGHSWKAMSWVLVPAVVVLGFDLAIDHQQVPMWRAIKEKLPPADQTVTVKGKQFVWDITHPGADGKLGTEDDKQTMNQLYVPVDKVIHLNLEAEDVIHSFFIPNLRFKQDVVPGRSIKGWFKAVKTGQYKISCAELCGVGHGNMGGWIHVLSEQDYQKWLRGEEITTSRLDKDSL; via the coding sequence ATGTTGCAATGGCTCCCTGAAAATATCGCCAGTTACGGCGCCCAATACGACGCCGTCTTCGCCAATATCTATTACATCGTCGGCGCGTGGTTCTTGGCCGCGGAGCTGTTCCTGTTCTTCTGCATCTTTGCCTTCGGCCGCCGCAAGGGCCGCAAGGCCGGCTATCTGCCGGGTCACAGCTGGAAGGCCATGTCCTGGGTCCTGGTCCCCGCGGTGGTCGTCTTGGGCTTCGACCTGGCGATCGACCACCAGCAGGTCCCGATGTGGCGCGCGATCAAGGAAAAGCTGCCGCCCGCCGACCAGACCGTCACGGTCAAGGGCAAGCAGTTCGTCTGGGACATCACCCACCCCGGCGCCGACGGCAAGCTCGGCACCGAGGACGACAAGCAGACGATGAACCAGCTCTACGTCCCCGTCGACAAAGTCATCCACCTCAACCTCGAGGCCGAAGACGTCATCCACAGCTTCTTCATCCCCAACCTGCGCTTCAAGCAGGACGTGGTCCCGGGCCGCTCGATCAAGGGCTGGTTCAAGGCCGTGAAGACGGGGCAATACAAGATCTCCTGCGCCGAGCTCTGCGGCGTGGGGCACGGCAACATGGGCGGCTGGATCCACGTGTTGAGCGAGCAGGACTATCAAAAATGGTTGCGCGGCGAGGAAATCACGACCAGCCGCCTGGATAAAGACAGCCTCTAA
- a CDS encoding heme-copper oxidase subunit III, protein MGPYVDYMPRAVRFAPKEPAFASNGVLGMTLFLLAELMFFTGLISAYLVLRAGAGDWPPPGQPRLPVAATAFNTLLLLGSGVTMVLARGRALRPGPSAYRGYLIATLLLGAAFVAIQGFEWVRLIGYGLTTNSSIYGGTFYLLIGVHALHVLGGLAVLAYALRKTRGFLPAAGRGRRLTVAAMYWLFVVLLWPVLYGLVYF, encoded by the coding sequence ATGGGACCTTACGTCGACTACATGCCCCGAGCCGTCCGCTTCGCGCCCAAGGAGCCCGCCTTCGCGTCCAACGGCGTCCTGGGCATGACGCTCTTCCTCTTGGCGGAGCTGATGTTCTTCACGGGCCTGATCAGCGCCTACCTGGTGCTGCGGGCCGGGGCGGGGGATTGGCCGCCGCCGGGGCAGCCGCGCCTGCCCGTCGCGGCCACCGCCTTCAACACCCTCCTGCTGCTGGGGAGCGGGGTGACGATGGTCCTGGCCCGAGGTCGGGCCCTGCGTCCGGGGCCAAGCGCGTATCGGGGCTACTTGATCGCGACCTTGCTCTTGGGCGCCGCCTTCGTGGCGATTCAGGGCTTCGAGTGGGTGCGGCTGATCGGCTACGGCCTGACGACCAATTCCAGCATTTACGGCGGGACCTTCTATCTCCTGATCGGCGTCCATGCCCTGCACGTCCTGGGCGGCCTGGCGGTCCTGGCCTACGCGCTGCGGAAGACCCGCGGCTTCCTCCCCGCCGCGGGGCGCGGCCGCCGGTTGACGGTGGCGGCGATGTATTGGCTGTTCGTGGTCCTGTTGTGGCCGGTGCTCTATGGTTTGGTCTATTTTTAA
- a CDS encoding cytochrome c oxidase subunit I has product MYHMQTEHAVGFWKKYVFSTDHKVIGLQYMITGLFMAILGGFLAYAFRMQLAYPNEAVPLFGQVGPDVYNAMVTMHGTIMIFWVAQPILLSGFGNYLVPLQLGAEDMCFPRLNMLSYWTFLLSAVVLVASFFVPGGAMGGGWTGYPPLNARMDYTGVDWGGTLWILALALEFAAALMSGINVLSTTLNMRTKGMTLFRMPLFVWMQNAANLIFMFSVGPLIAGALMLLADRTLQTGFFIPAQGGDPLLWQHLFWFFGHPEVYVLLLPALGILCEVIPTFARKPIFGYRMIIYSVVAAGVLSFIVWAHHQFVSGINPQLAVAFSLTTIMISVPFAVIVFSFLATLWRASIEYKVAMLFALGMLAEFLIGGVTGIHLASTATDIYLHDTYFVVAHFHYTMFPITFFGMFAGIYYWFPKMFGRKMNEGLGWIHFLVTFVSFNVIFIPLFAFGLAGHQRRISDPSLWENLVPYQHLHVIATVATIVLLLGQIPFVFNFFWSMKKGQKAERNPWKSNTLEWDTPSPPGHGNFETAPVVYRWPYEYSAPDREDDYRPQWLAPEAKP; this is encoded by the coding sequence ATGTACCACATGCAAACGGAGCACGCGGTCGGCTTTTGGAAAAAATACGTCTTCTCGACCGACCACAAAGTCATCGGCCTGCAGTACATGATCACAGGCCTGTTCATGGCCATCCTGGGCGGCTTTCTCGCCTACGCCTTCCGCATGCAGCTCGCCTATCCCAACGAGGCCGTCCCCCTGTTCGGCCAGGTGGGGCCCGACGTCTATAACGCGATGGTCACGATGCACGGGACGATCATGATTTTTTGGGTCGCTCAGCCCATCCTGCTCTCCGGCTTCGGGAACTACCTCGTCCCCTTGCAGCTGGGGGCCGAGGATATGTGCTTTCCCCGCCTCAACATGCTGAGCTACTGGACCTTCCTGCTCAGCGCCGTCGTCCTGGTGGCCTCCTTCTTCGTGCCGGGCGGGGCGATGGGCGGCGGCTGGACCGGCTACCCGCCGTTGAACGCGCGGATGGATTACACCGGCGTCGACTGGGGCGGCACCCTCTGGATCCTGGCCCTGGCGCTGGAGTTCGCTGCGGCCCTGATGTCGGGGATCAACGTCCTCTCCACCACGCTCAACATGCGCACCAAGGGCATGACGCTGTTTCGGATGCCGCTCTTCGTGTGGATGCAGAACGCCGCGAATCTGATCTTCATGTTCTCGGTGGGCCCGCTGATCGCGGGCGCCCTGATGCTGTTGGCCGACCGCACCCTCCAGACCGGCTTCTTCATCCCGGCCCAGGGCGGCGACCCGCTGCTCTGGCAGCACCTCTTCTGGTTCTTCGGCCACCCGGAGGTCTACGTCCTGCTGCTCCCGGCTTTGGGAATTCTCTGCGAGGTCATCCCGACCTTCGCGCGCAAGCCGATCTTCGGCTACCGCATGATCATCTATTCGGTGGTGGCGGCGGGCGTCTTGAGCTTCATCGTTTGGGCCCACCACCAGTTCGTCAGCGGGATCAACCCGCAGCTTGCGGTGGCCTTCTCGCTCACCACCATCATGATCTCGGTGCCCTTCGCGGTCATCGTCTTCTCCTTCCTGGCCACCCTGTGGCGGGCCTCGATCGAGTACAAGGTCGCGATGCTCTTCGCGCTCGGCATGCTGGCCGAATTCCTGATCGGCGGCGTGACCGGCATCCATCTCGCCTCGACGGCGACCGACATCTATCTCCACGACACCTATTTCGTGGTGGCGCACTTCCATTACACGATGTTCCCGATCACCTTCTTCGGGATGTTCGCGGGGATCTACTATTGGTTTCCGAAGATGTTCGGCCGCAAGATGAACGAGGGGCTGGGCTGGATCCACTTCCTCGTCACCTTCGTCTCCTTCAACGTGATCTTCATCCCGCTCTTCGCCTTCGGCCTGGCCGGGCACCAGCGGCGCATCTCCGATCCCAGCCTTTGGGAAAACCTGGTGCCTTACCAGCACCTCCACGTCATCGCGACCGTCGCGACGATCGTGTTGCTGCTGGGGCAGATCCCCTTCGTCTTCAACTTCTTCTGGAGCATGAAGAAGGGGCAAAAGGCCGAGCGCAACCCCTGGAAGTCCAACACGCTGGAATGGGATACGCCCTCGCCCCCGGGACACGGGAATTTCGAGACGGCGCCGGTGGTCTACCGTTGGCCCTACGAGTACAGCGCCCCCGACCGCGAAGATGACTATCGTCCGCAATGGCTGGCCCCCGAGGCCAAGCCCTAA